A stretch of Nitrospiria bacterium DNA encodes these proteins:
- a CDS encoding 1,4-alpha-glucan branching protein domain-containing protein: protein MPTGYLSLVLHGHLPYVRHPEHDYFLEENWFYEALSDTYLPLLEVFEGLVEDGIPFRLTLSLSPTLMSMMADSLLQTRYLRHLDRLIELSEKEIRRTRHQADFQAVARMYHERFSRSRDRFQNRYRRNLLQAFRRLEEEGVLEIITAAATHGYLPLLSARPFAVRTQVRAAVDYFRQTMGRFPDGLWLPECGYYPGLDAVLREEGLRYFFAETHGLVYAQPRPRYGNYAPIYCPSGVAAFGRDLESSKQVWSAEEGYPGDYDYREYYRDIGFDLDLETIRPYIHPDGIRVNTGIKYYRITGKTEDKQVYHRSRAIEKAAAHAGNFMFNRQRQVEYLASTMDRTPLLVAPYDAELFGHWWFEGPEWLDFLIRKLACDQDTVELVTPSDYLDEFPVNQEAAPSGSSWGFKGYNEVWLNGRNDWVWRHLHQAARRMEEMIHEHPKANGTLRRAMNQAVRELLLAQSSDWPFMMKTGQQSEYAVKRFKDHVLRFTRLADEIESKRIDEGWLKELSDRDNLFPEMDYRRFRF from the coding sequence ATGCCCACCGGTTATCTCAGTCTGGTCCTCCACGGCCACCTCCCGTATGTACGACATCCGGAACACGATTACTTCCTTGAAGAGAACTGGTTTTATGAGGCGCTTTCGGATACCTACCTCCCGCTTCTGGAGGTCTTCGAGGGGCTGGTGGAGGACGGAATCCCGTTTCGCCTGACCCTCTCCCTCTCGCCGACGCTCATGTCCATGATGGCCGATTCGCTCCTCCAGACCCGCTACCTGCGACATCTGGATCGCCTGATCGAGCTGTCCGAAAAAGAAATCCGTCGGACCCGTCATCAAGCGGACTTTCAGGCCGTCGCGCGAATGTACCACGAGCGCTTCAGCCGGAGCCGGGACCGGTTCCAAAACCGATACCGCCGGAACCTCCTTCAGGCCTTTCGCCGATTGGAGGAAGAGGGCGTTCTCGAGATCATCACGGCCGCCGCGACCCACGGCTATCTCCCTCTGTTGAGCGCGCGGCCCTTCGCCGTACGGACCCAGGTCCGGGCCGCGGTCGATTACTTTCGGCAGACGATGGGCCGGTTCCCGGACGGCCTCTGGCTTCCCGAATGCGGCTATTATCCCGGGCTGGATGCCGTCCTCCGGGAGGAAGGCCTCCGGTACTTCTTCGCCGAAACGCACGGCCTCGTCTACGCCCAGCCCCGCCCGCGATACGGAAACTATGCCCCGATCTATTGCCCCTCCGGCGTGGCGGCCTTCGGCCGGGATCTCGAATCCTCCAAGCAGGTCTGGAGCGCCGAGGAAGGTTACCCGGGCGACTACGATTACCGGGAATACTACCGGGACATCGGCTTCGACCTGGACCTGGAGACGATCCGCCCCTACATCCACCCCGACGGGATACGGGTCAACACCGGTATCAAATATTACCGGATCACCGGCAAGACCGAGGACAAGCAGGTCTACCATCGCTCCCGCGCGATCGAGAAAGCCGCGGCGCATGCCGGGAATTTCATGTTCAACCGGCAACGCCAGGTCGAATACCTCGCCTCCACGATGGACCGGACGCCCTTGCTGGTCGCCCCCTACGACGCCGAACTGTTCGGACATTGGTGGTTTGAAGGACCGGAATGGCTCGATTTCCTGATTCGCAAGCTGGCCTGTGATCAGGACACCGTGGAGCTGGTCACCCCGTCGGATTACCTGGACGAGTTCCCGGTCAATCAGGAAGCCGCCCCGTCCGGGTCGAGTTGGGGGTTTAAAGGATATAACGAGGTCTGGCTGAACGGGCGGAACGATTGGGTCTGGCGTCACCTCCATCAAGCCGCGCGCCGGATGGAAGAGATGATTCATGAGCATCCGAAGGCAAACGGGACGCTGCGTCGCGCGATGAACCAGGCCGTTCGGGAATTGTTATTGGCCCAGAGCTCCGATTGGCCCTTCATGATGAAGACGGGCCAGCAGTCGGAGTACGCCGTGAAGCGGTTCAAGGACCACGTGCTGCGCTTCACGCGTCTTGCGGACGAGATCGAATCAAAACGGATCGACGAGGGGTGGCTGAAGGAATTAAGCGACCGGGACAATCTTTTTCCGGAGATGGATTATAGGCGGTTTCGTTTCTAA
- the glgA gene encoding glycogen synthase GlgA, with protein sequence MRILFAASEVTPFAKTGGLADVAGALPAALARSGHEVKVVMPRYGAVDEKRWGLRSRGDFTVRLAGKDYPFGLWSAPLPDTPVEVLFVSHEGLFGRQELYQEKGKDYPDNLERFAAFSRAVLEIPKRLDWSPDVLHGNDWQTALVFVYRRVFFPAEPLYLRTGLLFTIHNLGYPGLFPGSEFARLGLPPKYFSPDGLEFFGKLNLLKAGLVFAGILNTVSPNYSREIQTREFGQGLEGVLQTRRPDLFGIVNGVDYRKWDPAHDPSIAQAYDARNLKGKWACKEALQKECRLPVKDVPLIGMITRLTPQKGTDLVIEVLDELMRLNLQLVVLGTGDPALQQKLKQAMQRYPEKLSVHLAFDEALSHRIEAGSDLFLMPSRYEPCGLNQLYSLRYGTIPVVRKTGGLADTVVDATPSNVAEGKATGFVFEQASSHELLTTVQLALKLFREKDPWYRMMRAGMAADFSWDHSAKEYEKLYRLAIGRESGPAKPEKTGPA encoded by the coding sequence GTGCGGATCCTTTTTGCCGCATCGGAAGTCACTCCCTTTGCCAAGACCGGCGGCCTGGCCGATGTGGCCGGGGCGCTCCCGGCCGCCCTCGCCCGATCGGGGCACGAGGTCAAGGTGGTGATGCCCCGCTACGGCGCGGTGGATGAAAAACGCTGGGGACTCCGGTCGCGGGGCGATTTCACGGTTCGATTGGCGGGGAAAGACTATCCATTCGGACTTTGGTCCGCGCCCCTTCCCGATACCCCGGTCGAGGTCCTGTTTGTGTCGCACGAGGGTCTATTCGGGCGTCAGGAGCTGTACCAGGAAAAAGGCAAGGACTATCCCGATAATCTGGAGCGGTTCGCGGCCTTCAGCCGGGCCGTACTGGAAATACCGAAACGGCTGGACTGGTCGCCCGACGTTCTGCACGGGAACGACTGGCAGACGGCGCTGGTCTTCGTCTACCGGCGGGTTTTCTTTCCCGCCGAACCCCTCTACCTCAGGACCGGCCTCTTGTTTACGATTCACAACCTGGGCTACCCGGGCCTGTTTCCGGGGAGCGAGTTCGCCCGGCTGGGCCTCCCTCCCAAATATTTCTCCCCCGACGGGCTGGAGTTTTTCGGGAAACTGAATCTGCTGAAGGCCGGGCTGGTGTTTGCCGGTATCCTCAACACGGTCAGCCCGAACTACAGCCGGGAGATCCAGACCCGGGAGTTCGGCCAGGGTTTGGAAGGGGTGCTCCAGACCCGCCGGCCGGACCTCTTCGGGATCGTCAACGGCGTGGATTACCGGAAGTGGGATCCGGCCCATGACCCCTCCATCGCCCAGGCGTATGACGCCCGGAACCTGAAAGGAAAATGGGCGTGCAAGGAGGCGCTGCAGAAGGAGTGTCGTCTCCCGGTGAAGGACGTTCCGCTGATCGGCATGATTACGCGACTGACGCCGCAGAAGGGGACGGACCTGGTGATCGAGGTGCTGGATGAGTTGATGCGCTTGAATCTCCAGCTGGTCGTCCTCGGCACCGGAGACCCGGCCCTTCAGCAAAAACTCAAGCAGGCAATGCAGCGTTACCCGGAGAAACTATCGGTCCACCTCGCCTTCGATGAGGCCCTGTCCCACCGCATCGAGGCCGGGTCGGACCTGTTTCTCATGCCGTCCCGCTACGAACCCTGCGGATTGAACCAGTTGTACAGTCTGCGCTATGGGACGATTCCCGTGGTGCGAAAGACCGGCGGGCTGGCCGACACCGTCGTCGACGCGACCCCGTCCAACGTGGCGGAGGGAAAGGCCACCGGGTTTGTGTTCGAGCAGGCCAGCTCCCATGAGCTGCTCACCACGGTGCAACTGGCCCTGAAGCTGTTCCGGGAAAAGGATCCCTGGTACCGGATGATGCGGGCCGGCATGGCGGCCGACTTTTCGTGGGATCACTCGGCCAAAGAATACGAGAAGCTCTACCGCCTGGCGATCGGGAGGGAGTCCGGCCCGGCGAAGCCGGAAAAAACAGGCCCCGCATAG
- the galT gene encoding galactose-1-phosphate uridylyltransferase has product MPELRKDPIVGRWVIIATERGKRSNDYRPVGPAPGMEPRFCAFCPGNEDKTPPEILAYRPEGSRPNTPGWTVRVIANKFPALRVEGGLNREGEGIYDKMNGVGAHEVFIETPDHKQTLATLAAKQVEDVLWSFRDRILDLKKDKRFRFILLFKNYGEAAGASVEHGHSQLIAMPIVPQNVLDELKGAKEYYNFKERCIFCDIVRQELTSKVRLVSENEHYVCIAPYAARFPFETWILPKTHDPYFEDSQKYEFEALSRILSDTLKRQNKALNNPPYNFIIHSSPFNQAYHDEDYYHWHLEIMPHVTQIAGFERGTGFYINPTPPEEAAKFLREVETGD; this is encoded by the coding sequence ATGCCTGAGTTGCGGAAAGACCCGATTGTCGGACGATGGGTGATCATCGCCACCGAACGCGGCAAGCGATCCAACGACTATCGTCCCGTGGGCCCCGCCCCGGGGATGGAACCCCGTTTTTGCGCGTTCTGCCCCGGCAACGAGGACAAGACGCCGCCCGAGATACTGGCCTACCGCCCGGAAGGCTCGAGACCGAACACGCCGGGGTGGACCGTCCGGGTGATTGCGAACAAATTTCCGGCCCTTCGGGTCGAAGGGGGGCTCAATCGTGAAGGAGAAGGGATTTACGACAAGATGAACGGTGTGGGCGCGCACGAAGTGTTCATCGAAACTCCGGATCACAAGCAGACCCTGGCCACTCTCGCCGCCAAGCAGGTGGAGGATGTCCTGTGGAGCTTCCGCGACCGGATCCTGGATTTGAAAAAAGACAAGCGGTTTCGCTTCATCCTGCTGTTCAAGAACTACGGCGAGGCGGCGGGGGCCAGCGTTGAGCACGGACATTCTCAGCTGATCGCCATGCCCATCGTCCCCCAAAACGTGCTCGATGAGCTCAAGGGTGCAAAGGAGTATTACAATTTCAAGGAACGATGCATCTTTTGCGATATCGTTCGCCAGGAACTGACTTCCAAGGTCCGCCTGGTGAGCGAGAATGAGCATTATGTCTGCATCGCCCCGTATGCGGCCCGCTTTCCCTTCGAGACCTGGATCCTTCCCAAGACCCACGATCCGTATTTTGAAGATTCGCAGAAATATGAATTCGAGGCGCTCTCCCGAATTTTAAGCGATACGTTGAAGCGCCAGAACAAGGCCCTCAACAACCCCCCCTACAATTTCATCATTCATAGTTCGCCGTTTAATCAAGCCTATCACGATGAGGATTATTATCACTGGCATCTGGAGATCATGCCGCATGTGACTCAAATTGCGGGTTTCGAAAGAGGAACGGGGTTTTACATCAACCCGACGCCCCCGGAAGAGGCCGCAAAGTTCCTCCGCGAAGTGGAGACGGGGGATTAG
- a CDS encoding glycoside hydrolase family 57 protein gives MEPLGISFLWHHHQPYYKDTLTGDYRLPWVRLHAIRAYHDMAAVLKDFPEIRVTVNLVPSLLLQLQDYEEGRARDLFLEKTLKPAADLDPEERRFLLRYFFMANRETMVEPWPRYDELLRRRGVRWDEDGLRSVAGGFGPKDYRDLQVLFNLVWFGFKAVERSPTLQELRRKGRDFTEADKAEVIRCQQDVLRGVIPLYRDLESAGQIELTTSPFFHPILPLIYDTDIARRCMPHATLPERFQAPEDAGAQILRAVEYHARRLGRRPLGCWPSEGSVCPEIIPLLAEAGIRWIATDEEILLQSLPTRSRLEALYRPYLVESEGRELAIVFRDQDLSNRIGFSMGRMDPRSAVDDLFKRFQAIQDATAGQAGRALATIILDGENPWEYYPEGGKHFLNELYGRLSASDRFRTARITDAIESQPPAQRIGRLHSGSWIHHDFDIWIGSEEENQAWDYLNRTRRALGPLLNDGAVPAARREAAREAIYAAEGSDWFWWYGDDFSSAHDEEFDRLFRDHLAGAFRHLGREVPEYLSRPIIHLHPAKHVDEPVNFIHPTLDGKRTTYFEWRGAGFYDATRRSTRFGEAILISAIFYGFDQTHCYLRIDPAEGCGPEKRKRYELHIHFFNGPVEYRWVIPCAPAEAPRVVVHRSSDGIRYEPLGEAGTLAMGKIIELALPFAWLGWKPKERRHFILEIREKEKVIATYPPNGYLTLEVPDRDFEQLMWSV, from the coding sequence ATGGAACCTCTCGGGATCTCCTTTCTCTGGCATCACCACCAGCCCTATTATAAAGACACGCTCACCGGCGACTACAGGCTTCCGTGGGTCCGCTTGCACGCGATCCGGGCCTATCACGACATGGCCGCGGTGTTAAAAGACTTTCCGGAGATCCGCGTCACCGTGAACCTGGTCCCGTCGTTGCTGCTCCAGTTGCAGGATTACGAGGAGGGGAGGGCCAGGGATTTGTTTCTGGAGAAGACGCTCAAGCCGGCCGCGGACCTTGATCCGGAAGAGCGGCGTTTCCTTTTGCGGTATTTTTTCATGGCCAACCGGGAGACGATGGTGGAACCCTGGCCGCGGTACGACGAGCTCCTGCGGCGACGCGGAGTCCGTTGGGATGAGGACGGCCTGCGATCCGTCGCCGGGGGATTCGGGCCGAAGGATTATCGGGACCTCCAGGTGCTATTCAACCTGGTCTGGTTCGGGTTCAAGGCCGTGGAGCGGTCGCCGACGCTTCAGGAGCTCCGGCGAAAAGGCCGGGATTTTACGGAAGCGGACAAGGCCGAGGTGATCCGATGCCAGCAGGACGTGCTCCGGGGCGTGATCCCGCTTTACCGTGACCTGGAGTCGGCCGGTCAGATCGAGCTGACCACCAGTCCGTTTTTCCACCCCATCCTGCCCTTAATCTACGACACCGATATCGCGCGCCGGTGCATGCCGCACGCGACCCTGCCGGAGCGTTTCCAGGCGCCGGAGGACGCGGGGGCGCAAATCCTGCGGGCGGTGGAGTACCACGCCCGGCGGCTCGGACGCAGGCCCCTGGGCTGCTGGCCGTCGGAAGGATCGGTCTGTCCCGAGATCATCCCGCTCCTGGCCGAGGCCGGCATCCGGTGGATCGCGACGGACGAGGAGATCCTGCTGCAGTCGTTGCCGACCCGTTCCCGGCTCGAGGCGCTCTACCGGCCCTATCTTGTGGAGTCCGAAGGCCGGGAGCTGGCGATCGTGTTCCGGGACCAGGATCTGTCCAACCGGATCGGATTTTCGATGGGGCGCATGGACCCCCGCTCGGCCGTCGACGACTTATTCAAGCGGTTTCAGGCCATCCAGGATGCCACGGCCGGTCAGGCCGGCCGCGCGCTGGCGACGATCATCCTGGACGGGGAAAATCCATGGGAGTATTATCCCGAGGGCGGAAAACATTTTCTGAACGAACTGTACGGACGCCTTTCCGCCTCAGATCGTTTCCGGACCGCCCGAATCACGGACGCGATCGAATCCCAACCGCCCGCGCAGCGGATCGGCCGTCTCCATTCCGGCTCCTGGATTCATCATGATTTCGACATCTGGATCGGCTCCGAGGAAGAGAACCAGGCCTGGGATTACCTGAACCGCACTCGCAGGGCGCTCGGCCCTCTCCTCAACGACGGCGCCGTCCCGGCGGCGCGGCGCGAGGCGGCGCGGGAGGCGATCTACGCGGCCGAGGGCAGCGACTGGTTCTGGTGGTACGGGGACGATTTCTCCAGCGCGCACGACGAAGAGTTCGACCGGCTGTTCCGGGATCACCTCGCCGGCGCCTTCCGGCATCTGGGACGGGAGGTCCCCGAATACCTGTCGCGGCCCATCATCCACCTCCACCCCGCCAAGCACGTGGACGAGCCGGTGAACTTCATCCATCCCACCTTGGACGGAAAGCGCACCACCTATTTTGAGTGGCGGGGGGCCGGTTTCTACGACGCGACGCGTCGCAGCACGCGGTTCGGAGAGGCGATCCTGATCTCGGCCATCTTCTATGGATTTGATCAGACGCATTGTTACTTGCGCATCGATCCGGCGGAGGGTTGCGGTCCGGAAAAACGCAAACGGTATGAGCTCCATATCCATTTCTTCAACGGTCCGGTGGAGTATCGCTGGGTGATCCCCTGCGCCCCGGCCGAAGCGCCGCGGGTGGTCGTCCACCGGAGCTCGGACGGGATTCGCTACGAGCCGTTGGGAGAGGCGGGCACCCTGGCCATGGGTAAAATCATCGAGCTGGCCCTTCCCTTCGCGTGGCTGGGCTGGAAGCCGAAGGAACGGCGGCATTTTATTCTCGAGATCCGGGAAAAAGAGAAGGTGATCGCCACCTATCCTCCCAACGGCTACCTCACGCTTGAGGTGCCGGATCGGGACTTTGAACAGTTGATGTGGAGCGTTTGA
- a CDS encoding adenine phosphoribosyltransferase has protein sequence MNPPRPQRPGRLNGLKSAIREIPDFPKKGILFYDITTLLKDPKAFSAILEALTLAYKNTGVHKVVAIEARGFIFGAPLAHLLNAGFVPMRKPGKLPADVYESTYSLEYGKNTIAVHRDAIARGERVLLVDDLLATGGTMAAAVDLVRQLGGEICGLAFLVELTELKGRDKLKDHDILSLIQY, from the coding sequence ATGAACCCCCCGCGTCCTCAACGCCCGGGCCGGCTCAACGGCCTGAAATCGGCGATTCGCGAAATCCCGGACTTCCCCAAGAAGGGGATCCTTTTCTACGATATCACGACCCTGCTCAAGGACCCGAAGGCCTTCTCCGCGATCCTGGAGGCCCTGACCCTTGCCTACAAAAACACCGGCGTCCATAAAGTGGTCGCCATCGAGGCGCGGGGCTTCATCTTCGGGGCCCCGCTGGCGCACCTGCTGAACGCCGGGTTCGTTCCGATGCGGAAACCGGGAAAATTGCCGGCGGACGTGTACGAGTCCACCTATTCCCTGGAGTACGGAAAAAACACGATCGCCGTGCATCGGGATGCGATCGCGCGGGGCGAGCGCGTTCTTCTCGTGGACGATCTGCTGGCGACGGGCGGCACGATGGCGGCGGCGGTGGACCTGGTCCGGCAGCTGGGCGGCGAGATTTGCGGCCTGGCCTTCCTGGTGGAGCTCACCGAACTGAAGGGTCGTGATAAATTAAAGGATCACGATATCCTCTCCCTGATCCAGTATTGA
- a CDS encoding sigma-70 family RNA polymerase sigma factor: MTSFSDDEDKSNRLDEESEPVEAGLDEGAEEKPEAEPAETMDAIKSYLKEIRKSVLLTFEQEQNLGKRIQEQGDEDARRQMIESNLRLVVSMGKRYINRGLPFSDIIEEGNIGLIRAVEKFDYKRGFKFSTYASWWIRQAIERAIINQSKMIRLPVHVVEKLNHYMAISEQLMQEINQVPSAKEVARRMKVKEDEILEIQQLIRKTYSLDSPIGGREDTSLKDVIEDTSQMPPSIMAIGIRNREEIEKWLATLKENERKVVTLRFGLAGEMSHTLEEIGNVFGLTRERVRQIEHSAITKLRAIIDQKTIKPEEIL; encoded by the coding sequence ATGACCAGTTTTTCCGACGACGAGGATAAATCCAACCGCCTGGACGAGGAGTCCGAGCCGGTCGAGGCCGGCCTGGACGAGGGGGCGGAGGAGAAGCCCGAGGCCGAGCCGGCCGAAACGATGGACGCCATCAAGAGCTACCTGAAAGAGATCCGCAAATCGGTCCTGCTGACCTTTGAGCAGGAGCAGAATCTTGGAAAGCGGATTCAGGAGCAAGGGGACGAGGACGCCCGCCGTCAGATGATCGAGTCCAACCTCCGTTTGGTGGTGAGCATGGGCAAGCGCTACATCAACCGCGGCCTGCCCTTCTCGGACATCATCGAAGAAGGAAACATCGGGCTGATCCGCGCCGTTGAAAAGTTCGATTACAAGCGCGGTTTCAAGTTCAGCACCTACGCCTCCTGGTGGATCCGGCAGGCCATCGAACGGGCGATCATCAATCAGAGCAAGATGATCCGTCTGCCGGTGCATGTGGTCGAGAAGCTCAACCACTACATGGCCATCTCGGAGCAGTTGATGCAGGAGATAAATCAAGTTCCCAGCGCGAAGGAAGTGGCCCGCCGGATGAAGGTCAAAGAGGACGAAATCCTGGAAATCCAGCAGCTCATTCGAAAAACCTATTCGCTGGACAGCCCGATCGGGGGCCGGGAGGACACCTCGCTGAAGGACGTCATCGAGGACACGTCGCAGATGCCGCCCTCGATCATGGCCATCGGAATCCGAAACCGGGAAGAGATCGAAAAATGGCTCGCGACGCTCAAAGAGAACGAACGCAAGGTGGTCACCCTGCGCTTCGGCCTGGCCGGCGAGATGTCGCATACCTTGGAGGAGATCGGAAATGTTTTCGGCCTGACGCGGGAGCGGGTTCGGCAGATCGAGCACTCGGCCATCACCAAGCTGCGCGCGATCATCGACCAGAAGACGATCAAACCGGAGGAGATCCTCTGA
- a CDS encoding acylphosphatase, with amino-acid sequence MPVFAEILVSGRVQGVYFRAFAQEAALRLGLTGFCRNLADGAVEVVAEGDREVIEILIDQLRIGPPRAKVEAIQVNWKTGEKGFKDFSIRYRS; translated from the coding sequence ATGCCTGTTTTTGCCGAGATTCTTGTCAGCGGGCGGGTTCAGGGTGTCTATTTCCGGGCGTTCGCGCAGGAGGCGGCGCTACGACTGGGCCTGACCGGTTTCTGCCGCAACCTGGCCGACGGCGCCGTTGAGGTGGTGGCGGAGGGGGACCGGGAGGTGATCGAGATCCTGATCGATCAATTGCGAATCGGACCGCCACGCGCGAAGGTCGAGGCGATCCAGGTCAACTGGAAAACGGGCGAGAAAGGCTTTAAGGATTTTTCGATCCGATATCGTTCCTAG
- a CDS encoding methyl-accepting chemotaxis protein, with translation MSRANHKRAGLSLTLKFMLFVNSLFIVMGSILAVILIIGFNRSSQEQLQERGLVIVNNIARSSLDAILQKDPSSLKQMIKGIGEETDLAYIVVVNSMGEVVAHTDESEVGKTLNDPLTQQALRIDRPNVFRYTLGSKDFYDIAAPVFTGDPSAPSEGQKGEAAPGSNKAGVVRLGVSLQRLEDQLRHSLVLTVSVLGILVGSGVFISLFFVRLMIAPLQRMTQVASQIAGGNFSHTVEAATDDEVGILAGAFSQMSTSLKGMIQQIHRLSQQVASVAGEMLADAKRVSEGADRQAREAERTSFSIEEMNDAVESTSEDLDSLSSSAEETSSSLLEMSASIDQVSENATTLSASVEESAASLGHMSDSIRRVVERAEALSSSARETTASFGHMNRSIRDVETSAKESARLTETVSQDAGELGTVSIEKTIEGMERIRMTVEKASQVIHKLGERTEHIGTILTVIEDVTNQTNLLALNAAILAAQAGEQGKGFSVVAGEIKQLADRTSASTKQIAQLIQDVQSEAKEAVASIQEGARSVEDGIRLSGSARDSLAKILVGSKQSSEMSRRIEKLTVDQVQSTVQAVRLMEKMNALTGEVNAIMKEMESGILNIMKAAARMRSITEQVKISTEEQANGSKQISGAMGNVTLRIQQIAKAMTGQKQGHEVIRKSILEIHQIAQQSVPMAQKMSRSVEEVLKQTERLREEMARFKIT, from the coding sequence AAGTTCATGCTCTTTGTGAACTCGCTCTTCATCGTCATGGGCTCGATCCTGGCCGTCATCCTCATCATCGGTTTCAACCGGTCCTCCCAGGAACAGCTCCAGGAGCGGGGCCTGGTGATCGTTAATAATATCGCGCGGAGCAGCCTGGACGCGATCTTGCAAAAGGACCCGTCTTCCCTGAAACAGATGATCAAGGGGATCGGTGAGGAAACCGATCTGGCCTATATCGTCGTGGTGAATTCCATGGGCGAGGTCGTGGCCCACACGGATGAATCGGAGGTCGGAAAAACCCTCAACGATCCTCTCACCCAGCAGGCCCTGAGGATCGACCGACCCAACGTTTTCCGTTATACTCTGGGGTCGAAGGACTTTTACGATATCGCGGCCCCCGTCTTTACCGGCGATCCTTCCGCGCCCTCGGAGGGTCAAAAGGGCGAAGCGGCCCCGGGTTCCAATAAGGCCGGAGTGGTCCGTCTAGGGGTTTCGCTGCAGCGCCTGGAGGATCAATTACGGCACTCGCTCGTCCTGACGGTTTCGGTCCTGGGAATTCTGGTCGGATCGGGGGTGTTTATATCCCTGTTTTTCGTCCGGCTCATGATCGCACCCTTGCAACGGATGACGCAGGTCGCCTCCCAGATCGCCGGCGGGAATTTCAGCCACACGGTCGAAGCCGCCACGGACGACGAGGTTGGGATTCTGGCGGGCGCTTTCTCGCAAATGTCGACCAGCCTGAAAGGAATGATACAGCAGATCCACCGCCTCTCCCAGCAGGTGGCTTCCGTGGCGGGGGAAATGCTGGCCGATGCCAAGCGGGTCAGCGAGGGTGCGGACCGTCAAGCCCGGGAGGCCGAAAGAACATCGTTTTCGATCGAGGAGATGAACGACGCCGTCGAGAGCACCTCGGAGGACCTCGACAGCCTCTCCTCCTCCGCGGAAGAGACCTCTTCATCGCTGCTGGAGATGAGCGCCTCGATCGACCAGGTGTCCGAAAACGCGACCACGCTCTCCGCATCGGTGGAGGAAAGCGCCGCTTCCCTGGGTCATATGTCCGACTCCATCCGGCGGGTGGTGGAGCGTGCCGAGGCCCTGTCAAGCAGCGCCCGGGAGACCACCGCGTCGTTCGGGCATATGAACAGGTCCATTCGGGACGTGGAAACCAGCGCGAAGGAATCCGCTCGCTTGACGGAAACGGTTAGCCAGGATGCCGGCGAGCTGGGGACCGTATCCATCGAGAAGACCATCGAGGGCATGGAACGGATCCGGATGACCGTCGAAAAGGCGTCGCAGGTAATCCATAAGCTGGGCGAGCGCACCGAGCATATCGGGACGATTTTGACGGTCATCGAAGATGTGACAAACCAAACCAATCTGCTGGCCCTGAACGCCGCCATCCTGGCCGCGCAGGCGGGGGAGCAGGGGAAGGGCTTTTCCGTCGTGGCCGGCGAGATCAAACAGCTGGCGGACCGAACCTCGGCCTCCACGAAGCAGATCGCCCAGCTGATTCAGGACGTTCAATCGGAGGCCAAAGAGGCGGTCGCGTCGATCCAGGAAGGCGCCCGGAGCGTGGAAGACGGAATCCGTCTTTCCGGCAGCGCGCGGGATTCGCTCGCCAAGATTCTGGTCGGATCCAAACAGTCCTCCGAAATGTCGCGCCGCATTGAAAAACTGACCGTTGATCAGGTTCAGTCCACCGTCCAGGCCGTTCGGCTCATGGAAAAAATGAACGCCTTGACCGGAGAGGTCAACGCGATCATGAAAGAAATGGAAAGCGGCATCCTCAATATCATGAAGGCCGCCGCCAGGATGCGATCGATCACAGAACAGGTCAAAATCTCCACGGAAGAGCAGGCCAACGGCAGCAAACAAATCAGCGGCGCCATGGGGAACGTGACCCTGCGTATTCAACAGATCGCCAAGGCCATGACCGGACAGAAGCAGGGCCATGAGGTGATCCGGAAGTCGATTCTGGAAATTCATCAGATCGCCCAGCAGAGTGTGCCGATGGCCCAGAAGATGAGCCGGTCGGTGGAGGAGGTCTTAAAACAGACGGAACGGCTGAGGGAGGAGATGGCCAGATTCAAAATCACCTGA